Proteins from a single region of Phyllopteryx taeniolatus isolate TA_2022b chromosome 10, UOR_Ptae_1.2, whole genome shotgun sequence:
- the mrpl18 gene encoding 39S ribosomal protein L18, mitochondrial isoform X2 has product MVKMAFRHTSRGVRLLLSQIQRCVVAANHPARCVTQPATQPEPCTVENESVNPTFKNRNPRNLERMALAVKDRGWKTTWPHREFYHRLVFSRSQKHVTAQVFSCSSPDPVLSCSTKEWALKKELASTNCVAASQAVGEVLAHRCKQAGITRMVYRAIPWTYRSDAVQSFRAAMKDGGIILSEPRRKYIGT; this is encoded by the exons ATGGTGAAAATGGCGTTTCGCCACACGAGTCGTGGGGTTCGTCTGCTTTTGAGTCAAATTCAGCGATGTGTTGTAGCCGCAAATCACCCAG CTCGATGTGTGACTCAGCCGGCTACCCAACCGGAGCCCTGCACGGTAGAGAACGAGTCCGTGAACCCGACCTTTAAGAACCGAAACCCACGGAACCTAGAACGGATGGCCTTAGCTGTGAAGGACCGCGGCTGGAAGACGACATGGCCTCACCGCGAGTTCTACCACAG GTTGGTGTTTTCCCGCAGTCAGAAACATGTGACGGCTCAGGTCTTCTCTTGCTCTTCACCTGACCCGGTGCTCTCCTGCTCCACCAAAGAGTGGGCGCTGAAGAAGGAGCTGGCCTCCACAAACTGCGTGGCAGCGTCTCAGGCCGTGGGCGAAGTGCTGGCGCATCGATGCAAGCAGGCCGGCATCACCAGGATGGTGTACAGGGCCATTCCCTGGACGTATCGCTCGGATGCT gttCAGTCGTTTCGAGCAGCAATGAAAGATGGAGGAATCATTCTCAGTGAACCCAGAAGAAAATACATTGGAACCTAA
- the mrpl18 gene encoding 39S ribosomal protein L18, mitochondrial isoform X1, which translates to MVKMAFRHTSRGVRLLLSQIQRCVVAANHPAARCVTQPATQPEPCTVENESVNPTFKNRNPRNLERMALAVKDRGWKTTWPHREFYHRLVFSRSQKHVTAQVFSCSSPDPVLSCSTKEWALKKELASTNCVAASQAVGEVLAHRCKQAGITRMVYRAIPWTYRSDAVQSFRAAMKDGGIILSEPRRKYIGT; encoded by the exons ATGGTGAAAATGGCGTTTCGCCACACGAGTCGTGGGGTTCGTCTGCTTTTGAGTCAAATTCAGCGATGTGTTGTAGCCGCAAATCACCCAG CAGCTCGATGTGTGACTCAGCCGGCTACCCAACCGGAGCCCTGCACGGTAGAGAACGAGTCCGTGAACCCGACCTTTAAGAACCGAAACCCACGGAACCTAGAACGGATGGCCTTAGCTGTGAAGGACCGCGGCTGGAAGACGACATGGCCTCACCGCGAGTTCTACCACAG GTTGGTGTTTTCCCGCAGTCAGAAACATGTGACGGCTCAGGTCTTCTCTTGCTCTTCACCTGACCCGGTGCTCTCCTGCTCCACCAAAGAGTGGGCGCTGAAGAAGGAGCTGGCCTCCACAAACTGCGTGGCAGCGTCTCAGGCCGTGGGCGAAGTGCTGGCGCATCGATGCAAGCAGGCCGGCATCACCAGGATGGTGTACAGGGCCATTCCCTGGACGTATCGCTCGGATGCT gttCAGTCGTTTCGAGCAGCAATGAAAGATGGAGGAATCATTCTCAGTGAACCCAGAAGAAAATACATTGGAACCTAA